A genome region from Pygocentrus nattereri isolate fPygNat1 chromosome 10, fPygNat1.pri, whole genome shotgun sequence includes the following:
- the LOC119264157 gene encoding cardiac phospholamban-like codes for MERVQNITRSAIRRASNIEVNPQTKRNLQELFINFSLILICLLLIYIIVLLL; via the coding sequence ATGGAGCGGGTGCAGAACATCACACGTTCGGCCATCCGCAGGGCGTCCAACATCGAGGTGAACCCGCAGACCAAGCGCAACCTGCAGGAGCTTTTCATCAACTTCTCCCTCATCCTCATCTGTCTGCTGCTCATATACATCATCGTCCTGCTGTTGTGA